Proteins from a single region of Tepidamorphus gemmatus:
- the yacG gene encoding DNA gyrase inhibitor YacG, giving the protein MADAPPRRATADALCAEPCPICGRPAVAATRPFCSTRCANVDLNRWLTGVYAIPESESQDEDGRPPEESGKA; this is encoded by the coding sequence ATGGCCGACGCGCCGCCGCGCAGGGCGACGGCAGATGCGTTGTGCGCCGAACCGTGTCCGATCTGTGGCAGACCGGCGGTCGCCGCGACCCGTCCGTTCTGCTCGACGCGCTGTGCCAACGTCGATCTCAACCGCTGGCTGACCGGCGTCTACGCGATCCCGGAATCGGAGTCGCAGGACGAGGACGGCCGCCCACCGGAAGAGTCCGGCAAGGCATGA
- a CDS encoding Maf-like protein, with protein sequence MSGRPKLVLASASPRRLALLQQIGIEPDALRPADVDETPAKGETARTLAKRLARTKAELALRQIDREPDLAGAFIVTADTVVALGRRILPKAEMMDEAANCLHLLSGRTHRVYTSVCVVTPSRAIRQKLVQTRVRFKRLGREEMESYLASGEWRGKAGGYAIQGIAGAFVIKLIGSYTAVVGLPLAETAAMLRGDGYPLYLNWLSGPV encoded by the coding sequence ATGAGCGGACGCCCCAAACTGGTCCTCGCCAGCGCTTCGCCGCGCCGACTGGCCCTTCTCCAGCAGATCGGGATCGAGCCGGATGCACTGCGTCCGGCCGATGTCGACGAGACGCCTGCCAAGGGCGAGACGGCCCGCACGCTGGCCAAGCGTCTCGCCCGCACCAAGGCGGAGCTCGCGCTGAGGCAGATCGACCGCGAACCTGATCTCGCGGGTGCGTTCATCGTCACCGCCGATACGGTGGTAGCGCTCGGCCGCCGTATCCTGCCCAAGGCGGAAATGATGGACGAGGCGGCCAACTGCCTGCATCTGCTGTCCGGCCGCACGCATCGGGTCTATACCAGCGTCTGCGTGGTGACGCCGTCCCGCGCCATCCGCCAGAAGCTCGTGCAGACGCGCGTCCGCTTCAAGCGGCTTGGCCGTGAGGAGATGGAGAGCTATCTGGCCTCGGGCGAATGGCGTGGCAAGGCCGGCGGCTATGCCATTCAGGGCATCGCCGGTGCCTTCGTGATCAAGCTGATCGGATCCTATACCGCCGTTGTCGGCCTGCCGCTGGCCGAGACCGCGGCGATGCTGCGGGGCGACGGCTATCCGCTCTATCTGAACTGGCTCAGCGGGCCGGTATGA
- the cas3g gene encoding type I-G CRISPR-associated helicase/endonuclease Cas3g yields the protein MSSEMISLSFDTTFKVLTGHAPMCWQRRLFERMLAGDLPDAVDLPTGIGKTSVMAIWLIARALAGAETALPRRLVYVVDRRVVVDQATAEAERLRAALEGNAEHSGALDAETTVNAPQIAAELKKRLGIEDDGSLLISTLRGGKADDRAWTYDAAAPAIIVCTVDMAGSRLLFSGYRMSRWSRSAQAGLIGVDSLIVLDEAHIAPAFHKAVQNVLELQKQTSTPVQIPALKLLPLSATSHEDGPGTVFRLEVDDYDDSLVACRTGRTRPTKRIAFEALPGVKDALRDALAERAAAFDGTSRTVLIFCNSRAVASDTADTLRKKLAKSRGVKEADLTEDVALITGARRGKERDALVEKETYRAFTYKDGERDLPTDGRTRYLVCTAAGEVGADLDADAAVMDLVPLERMIQRLGRVNRRGECAGAAPVVIRYDPAVLQVSASDREEKKAEAMRLAATKAALEALPRLDDGFDASPVHLSALDPNARRAASTPPPEIPTIEREHVEAWALTSLKDHPGRSDVEPFLRGIVDDEPQTMVAWRADVAYLARLPARKVEAALAAARLMPAEILEAPTREVAQFLRDRIKAFRREREEAQESGEESSPSLRLLALKRGRLIGRGTIADASAILEFSAAGDQRTELALDWDGKRNEEIENALAQATLLLEPTFGGLDQDGALDAKAAGRDDLHVQPKDVDVQQGLVIRLVTPASENGEAEVRLLTVPPAFDSAKAALRQYEIAPAVRRRLGLRRAWFAELPPEDEDPDDSSSVLEYWRHWDIDGETGAASQSQGLGEHQAEAKAEMGRLTLRLGLPPELADTLIRSIAIHDSGKARVIWQDGVGAPRDGRPYAKSAGRGPGAGGYRHEFGSLRDALYKEEIATALAGLSDEYRDLALHLIASHHGRARPSIPAQDEEEIFPSVLDEDALQAAIRYVCLQRRWGPWGLAWLEALFRSVDATVSRRLEKDGEADTSATREAAQ from the coding sequence ATGTCGTCGGAGATGATATCGTTATCGTTCGACACGACCTTCAAGGTACTGACCGGCCATGCGCCGATGTGCTGGCAACGCCGGCTGTTCGAAAGGATGCTTGCCGGCGATCTTCCCGATGCCGTGGACCTGCCCACCGGGATCGGCAAGACCTCGGTCATGGCGATCTGGCTCATCGCCCGTGCGTTGGCGGGTGCAGAGACAGCGCTGCCCCGACGTCTTGTCTATGTCGTCGATCGCCGCGTCGTCGTCGATCAGGCGACGGCAGAGGCCGAAAGACTGCGTGCCGCGCTCGAGGGCAATGCGGAGCACTCCGGCGCGCTTGATGCGGAAACGACGGTGAATGCGCCACAGATCGCAGCCGAGCTCAAGAAGCGGCTCGGCATCGAGGATGATGGCAGCCTCCTGATCTCCACGCTGCGCGGCGGCAAGGCCGACGACCGGGCGTGGACCTATGATGCGGCAGCGCCGGCCATCATTGTGTGCACCGTCGATATGGCCGGTTCGCGCTTGCTCTTCTCGGGCTACCGGATGAGCCGCTGGTCGCGCTCGGCCCAGGCAGGGCTCATCGGCGTGGACAGCCTGATCGTGCTCGACGAGGCGCATATCGCGCCGGCGTTCCACAAGGCCGTTCAGAACGTTCTTGAACTGCAAAAGCAGACGTCCACGCCGGTGCAGATTCCGGCGCTAAAGCTTCTGCCCCTGTCGGCGACCTCGCACGAAGACGGTCCCGGAACTGTCTTCCGTCTGGAAGTTGACGATTATGATGATTCCCTCGTGGCATGCCGCACGGGTCGGACACGGCCGACCAAGCGGATCGCCTTCGAGGCGCTGCCAGGCGTAAAGGACGCGCTCCGCGACGCTTTGGCCGAAAGGGCCGCAGCGTTCGACGGCACGTCGCGCACCGTCCTCATCTTCTGCAATTCGCGAGCCGTTGCCAGCGATACGGCCGATACCCTGCGCAAGAAGCTCGCCAAGTCGCGAGGCGTCAAGGAAGCCGATTTGACAGAGGACGTTGCGCTGATCACCGGCGCGCGCCGCGGCAAGGAGCGCGACGCGCTCGTCGAGAAAGAAACCTATCGCGCCTTCACCTACAAGGACGGAGAGCGCGATCTGCCGACAGACGGCCGCACGCGATACCTCGTCTGCACCGCCGCCGGTGAGGTCGGGGCGGACCTCGACGCAGATGCCGCGGTCATGGACCTGGTGCCGCTCGAACGCATGATCCAGCGCCTCGGCCGCGTCAATCGCCGCGGCGAATGCGCAGGGGCGGCACCGGTCGTGATTCGCTATGATCCAGCCGTGTTGCAGGTCTCGGCATCGGATAGAGAGGAGAAGAAGGCCGAGGCGATGCGACTCGCTGCCACCAAGGCGGCGCTGGAAGCATTGCCAAGGCTGGACGACGGTTTCGACGCCTCGCCGGTGCACCTCTCCGCGCTCGACCCGAACGCCAGACGAGCCGCGTCGACGCCGCCTCCCGAAATCCCGACGATCGAGCGCGAGCATGTCGAGGCGTGGGCGCTGACATCGCTCAAGGATCATCCGGGCCGCTCCGACGTCGAACCCTTCCTGCGCGGCATCGTCGACGACGAGCCGCAGACGATGGTGGCCTGGCGAGCCGATGTGGCGTACCTCGCGCGGCTTCCCGCGCGAAAGGTCGAGGCGGCGCTGGCGGCGGCGCGCCTCATGCCGGCCGAGATTCTGGAAGCACCGACGCGGGAAGTCGCGCAATTCCTGCGGGATCGGATCAAGGCGTTCCGAAGGGAGCGGGAGGAGGCACAGGAGTCCGGCGAGGAGTCAAGCCCATCGCTGCGGCTCCTCGCACTGAAGCGCGGCAGACTCATCGGTCGCGGCACGATCGCGGACGCGAGCGCGATCCTGGAGTTCTCTGCCGCGGGAGACCAGCGCACCGAATTGGCCTTGGATTGGGACGGCAAGAGGAACGAGGAAATTGAGAACGCGCTGGCGCAGGCAACCCTCCTGCTTGAGCCGACATTTGGCGGTTTGGATCAGGACGGCGCGCTAGATGCCAAGGCTGCGGGTCGCGACGATCTGCACGTGCAGCCGAAGGACGTGGACGTTCAGCAGGGGCTCGTGATCCGGCTGGTGACGCCAGCAAGTGAGAACGGCGAGGCTGAGGTCCGGCTGCTGACGGTGCCGCCGGCCTTCGACAGTGCGAAGGCCGCACTTCGGCAATACGAGATTGCGCCTGCGGTCCGCCGCCGCCTCGGCCTGCGCCGAGCCTGGTTCGCCGAACTGCCGCCGGAAGACGAAGATCCGGACGATTCCAGTTCCGTGCTCGAGTACTGGAGACACTGGGACATCGACGGCGAGACCGGCGCCGCCAGCCAGTCGCAAGGCTTGGGCGAGCATCAGGCCGAGGCGAAGGCGGAAATGGGGAGGCTTACGCTGCGGCTTGGCTTGCCGCCAGAGCTTGCGGACACGCTGATCCGCAGCATTGCCATTCATGATAGCGGAAAGGCCCGCGTGATCTGGCAGGACGGTGTCGGCGCCCCGCGCGACGGCAGGCCTTACGCAAAGAGTGCGGGCCGCGGTCCGGGCGCGGGCGGCTATCGGCACGAATTCGGGTCGCTGCGCGATGCGCTGTACAAGGAGGAGATCGCCACGGCGCTTGCCGGGTTGAGCGACGAGTATCGCGACCTTGCGCTTCACCTGATCGCTTCGCATCACGGCCGGGCGCGGCCGTCGATCCCGGCGCAGGACGAAGAGGAGATTTTCCCCTCGGTTCTGGATGAGGACGCGTTGCAGGCCGCCATCCGCTATGTGTGCCTGCAACGCCGGTGGGGTCCCTGGGGTCTCGCGTGGCTCGAAGCCCTGTTCCGCTCGGTGGACGCCACCGTCTCCCGCCGTCTCGAAAAGGACGGCGAGGCGGACACGTCTGCGACGCGGGAGGCCGCCCAATGA
- the csb2 gene encoding type I-G CRISPR-associated protein Csb2, which translates to MTLWFSIEVRFLTGRYHGRDLDTRPEWPPTPLRLFQAITAGALSGRWAVEDRDASETALRWIESLGAPELVLAPPARRLRPYRIAVPNNQADRHLPALRKGAHLDRLLAGDKELKVVRPRVVGRAPLIYAWRIEEADRAAAEAARAVVRRLVVLGTGLDHAVADVRIGSEPPVADGTIAWPPGAWPCEGTLKSLVERHDANLQRLATGSLRENLPPVRYQQPPSVSDAAVHLLFAIRTPAEEADAPLPVDPKDTAILAQAIRVKLAERLVAALRRHPHAAPHTTPEEIERLVTGRGAEGADTQRRLFAAPLPSIGHEHADGLLRRVLVNVPASFPLSPESVRRALTGVEVEFGATTSLLKVRLVPAEADDERERSMRSRYLGPARIWRSVSPVVLPGHRPPPRTIRDRTAPPGTEESQMRADARRRKDEAVLFEKSLKHAGLEEVAAFRLRREPFRPHQPRADAAWRLPASRHDPHRVWLAGRSRLHAEIVFDEPRAGPILIGDGRFLGLGLFHAVRDETPGWPEAARYRLGPERRPRIEGTVFVADVLRRALMAGGYPPPEFSGHGADGPLRADPAHGHAFFLPEDADGDGLIDHLTVYCRRGFSDNALDRLHRLGRLWWSGGRGSARSGEVDVSLEAIAPPEAIPGVVPLVAPSRVWRSLTPYFMPRFRKRSDAELDRAILVRQQIRREWGLRYPDAPLPEVRLLDASDHIHGRRRFDLARTERDHVAPDKRGSLVRLQFPTPVPGPIALGRSAHFGLGLFVAERE; encoded by the coding sequence ATGACTCTCTGGTTCTCGATCGAGGTCCGGTTTCTCACCGGACGCTATCACGGGCGCGATCTGGATACGCGGCCTGAATGGCCGCCGACGCCGCTGCGCCTGTTCCAGGCCATCACCGCCGGTGCCTTGTCGGGCCGCTGGGCGGTCGAGGACCGCGATGCGAGCGAGACGGCGTTGCGCTGGATCGAGTCGCTCGGGGCTCCCGAACTCGTTCTCGCGCCGCCAGCGCGTAGGTTGAGGCCCTATCGCATCGCCGTGCCGAACAATCAGGCAGATCGGCACCTCCCCGCTCTGCGAAAGGGGGCGCATCTCGACCGGCTGCTGGCGGGCGACAAGGAGCTGAAGGTTGTGCGGCCGCGGGTCGTCGGGCGTGCGCCGCTGATCTATGCATGGCGGATTGAGGAGGCCGACCGCGCAGCGGCCGAGGCGGCCCGCGCCGTGGTCCGACGCCTCGTCGTCCTGGGCACGGGCCTCGATCATGCCGTCGCCGACGTCCGGATCGGCTCTGAGCCTCCTGTCGCGGACGGCACCATTGCGTGGCCGCCAGGCGCCTGGCCTTGCGAGGGCACACTGAAAAGCTTGGTTGAGCGTCACGACGCGAATCTCCAGCGGCTGGCGACCGGAAGCCTGCGCGAAAACCTTCCGCCTGTGCGCTACCAGCAGCCTCCGTCGGTGAGCGACGCAGCCGTGCACTTGCTGTTTGCAATCCGCACGCCCGCCGAGGAGGCGGATGCGCCGCTTCCCGTCGATCCGAAGGACACTGCAATCCTCGCCCAGGCGATTCGCGTGAAGCTCGCCGAGCGTCTGGTCGCAGCCTTGCGCCGGCATCCGCATGCGGCACCCCACACTACTCCGGAGGAGATCGAGAGGCTGGTGACGGGGCGCGGCGCAGAGGGTGCCGACACGCAGAGGCGCCTGTTCGCGGCGCCGCTTCCCTCGATCGGACACGAGCATGCCGACGGCCTGCTGCGCAGAGTCCTTGTCAACGTGCCGGCCAGCTTTCCTCTCTCCCCAGAGAGTGTGCGCCGTGCCTTGACCGGCGTCGAAGTGGAGTTCGGTGCAACCACGTCGCTTCTTAAGGTCCGCTTGGTTCCGGCCGAGGCGGACGACGAGCGTGAACGTAGCATGAGGTCCCGCTATCTCGGCCCGGCGCGCATCTGGCGGTCGGTTTCGCCTGTCGTCCTTCCCGGCCACCGGCCACCTCCGCGCACGATCCGAGATCGGACCGCGCCGCCGGGGACTGAGGAATCGCAAATGCGGGCCGATGCGCGGCGACGCAAAGACGAAGCAGTGCTGTTCGAGAAGTCATTGAAGCATGCTGGTCTTGAAGAGGTCGCAGCTTTCCGGCTGCGACGAGAGCCATTTCGACCGCATCAACCGCGAGCGGATGCGGCTTGGCGACTGCCAGCGAGCAGGCATGACCCGCACCGTGTTTGGCTTGCCGGACGTTCCAGGCTCCATGCCGAGATTGTCTTCGACGAGCCGAGGGCCGGTCCGATTCTGATCGGCGACGGCCGGTTCCTCGGTTTGGGTCTGTTTCATGCCGTCAGGGATGAGACGCCCGGATGGCCGGAAGCGGCGCGATATCGGCTGGGGCCCGAACGGCGGCCACGGATCGAAGGAACGGTGTTCGTGGCGGATGTCCTGCGGCGGGCGCTGATGGCCGGCGGATATCCACCTCCGGAGTTCTCCGGGCATGGCGCCGACGGCCCGCTGCGCGCCGACCCTGCGCATGGGCATGCATTCTTCCTGCCCGAGGACGCGGACGGCGATGGCCTGATCGACCACCTGACCGTCTACTGCCGGCGCGGCTTTTCCGACAACGCGCTCGATCGGCTCCATCGACTGGGCCGCCTGTGGTGGAGCGGTGGGCGAGGCTCGGCACGCAGTGGCGAGGTGGACGTTTCCCTTGAGGCGATCGCACCACCCGAAGCGATTCCGGGCGTCGTTCCGCTCGTTGCGCCAAGCCGCGTCTGGCGATCCCTGACGCCCTATTTCATGCCTCGCTTCCGCAAACGTTCCGATGCGGAGCTCGATCGAGCGATCCTCGTGCGACAGCAGATTCGGCGGGAGTGGGGATTGCGCTATCCCGATGCGCCGCTTCCCGAAGTGCGGCTCCTGGATGCATCTGACCACATCCATGGCCGACGCCGGTTCGATCTCGCTCGCACCGAGCGCGACCATGTCGCGCCCGACAAGCGCGGCAGCCTGGTCCGTCTGCAATTCCCGACTCCCGTTCCCGGACCGATCGCCCTGGGACGGTCTGCCCATTTCGGTCTCGGCCTGTTCGTCGCCGAAAGGGAGTGA
- the cas7g gene encoding type I-G CRISPR-associated RAMP protein Csb1/Cas7g, protein MTELDESLNGWAEGKAAALVLEQPLRPVVGTLVFPPTFAPAKKGDPSDYIIDEVDGQRVATLDTPGAEANRLEPLFLKPPLAELVPQITIRAGNTQRNLLELGHRAADALVRSVPDKAKIVQEAFEQVLVGDYGALAAFAPTSLVFGAWDSRGTGAKLPRLLEARIDAYGIEKRHRAAQYFSAIDYVETGLLEQSKDKKQLEQRSQAGFRDSPSGRQPGGVELVDGGRIVRTLTVHLAGIQRLGCGTDSERGSQLRQYILGLALAAATAPMSLFLRQGCSLVPPKDKPRAKWRVVGFDGWEEEIDLPHDAVLAYARAARDRLFPEGFKAQTWTATKEGAQAEVKKRAKGDDEAAAASQ, encoded by the coding sequence ATGACTGAGCTTGACGAAAGCTTGAACGGATGGGCGGAGGGCAAGGCCGCGGCGCTCGTGTTGGAACAGCCGCTGCGACCGGTGGTCGGCACGCTGGTCTTCCCGCCGACATTTGCGCCGGCGAAGAAGGGCGATCCGTCGGACTACATCATCGACGAAGTGGACGGACAACGCGTGGCCACGCTCGACACGCCCGGCGCCGAAGCGAACCGGTTGGAGCCACTGTTCCTGAAGCCGCCGCTCGCCGAGCTTGTCCCGCAGATCACGATCAGGGCAGGGAACACGCAAAGGAACCTGCTCGAGCTCGGTCACCGCGCCGCCGACGCCTTGGTGCGATCCGTGCCGGACAAGGCCAAGATAGTGCAGGAGGCTTTCGAGCAGGTGCTGGTCGGCGATTACGGTGCCCTTGCGGCCTTTGCGCCGACCTCTCTGGTCTTCGGCGCGTGGGACAGTCGTGGAACTGGTGCAAAATTGCCACGGCTGCTTGAGGCGCGCATCGATGCCTATGGAATTGAGAAACGGCATCGCGCCGCGCAGTATTTCTCTGCAATCGACTATGTTGAAACGGGCTTGCTTGAGCAAAGCAAGGACAAGAAGCAACTCGAACAACGCTCTCAGGCAGGCTTCCGCGATTCGCCGAGCGGGCGCCAGCCCGGTGGAGTCGAACTCGTCGACGGCGGCCGCATTGTTCGCACTCTGACCGTGCATCTCGCCGGTATCCAGCGGCTCGGATGCGGGACGGATTCCGAGCGCGGATCTCAATTACGGCAGTACATACTGGGTCTTGCCCTTGCCGCTGCGACCGCGCCGATGTCGCTGTTTCTCCGTCAAGGTTGCAGCCTCGTTCCACCGAAGGATAAGCCGCGGGCAAAGTGGCGTGTGGTCGGTTTCGACGGCTGGGAGGAAGAGATCGACCTGCCGCACGATGCGGTTCTGGCGTATGCGCGGGCAGCCCGCGACCGCCTGTTTCCGGAAGGTTTCAAGGCGCAGACATGGACTGCAACCAAGGAGGGCGCGCAAGCCGAGGTCAAGAAGCGGGCCAAGGGTGACGACGAGGCTGCCGCAGCGTCCCAATGA
- the infA gene encoding translation initiation factor IF-1, with protein sequence MSKEELLEFPGVVTELLPNATFRVKLDNDHQIIAHTAGRMRKNRIRVLAGDRVLVEMTPYDLSKGRITYRFK encoded by the coding sequence ATGTCGAAAGAGGAGCTGCTCGAGTTTCCCGGAGTGGTCACAGAACTCCTGCCCAACGCCACCTTCCGTGTGAAGCTCGACAACGATCATCAGATCATCGCCCACACCGCCGGCCGCATGCGCAAGAATCGCATCCGCGTGCTGGCCGGGGACCGGGTTCTCGTCGAGATGACACCTTACGATCTGTCCAAGGGCCGTATAACCTACCGGTTCAAGTGA
- a CDS encoding AMP-binding protein → MNVAAWLARAGRALPDRPAVGIGSGVYQTYAELAARANRLAAGLSALGLVPGDRVVIAARNCAEYLECLYGIWWGGFAAVPANAKLHGAELAWMIDNAGAAVCLATPKEAQAIDAHRPAGLRHLIEIGSTDYAGLFRSEGAAVVETVPDALAWLFYTSGTTGRPKGAMITHRNLVAMTFGYLADVDPTGPADAVLHAAPMSHGSGLYILPHVCRGAVNVVPESGGFEAEEVFRLIAARPGTSMFAAPTMIKRLVDCPAAFDPRALRTLVWGGAPMYVEDVKRALDRFGPRLAEIFGQGESPMTGTVLPKDIIADRSHPRWLERIGSAGIANSACEIRVAGPDDAPLPVGETGEVLIRGDCVIPGYWRNPEASAETLRGGWLHTGDVGVLDADGFLTLKDRSKDVIISGGTNIYPREVEEVLLTHPGVREVSVIGRPDPEWGEVVVAYVVGEASPAELDRLCLEAIARFKRPKDYVFVDALPKNNYGKILKTELRAQDARRRSEGL, encoded by the coding sequence ATGAATGTCGCTGCCTGGCTGGCGCGCGCCGGCCGCGCCCTTCCCGATCGCCCCGCCGTCGGCATCGGAAGCGGAGTCTACCAGACCTATGCTGAGCTCGCCGCTCGCGCCAACCGCCTCGCCGCCGGGCTGTCCGCGCTCGGTCTCGTCCCCGGCGACCGGGTGGTGATCGCGGCCAGGAACTGTGCCGAATATCTGGAATGCCTCTACGGCATCTGGTGGGGCGGATTCGCCGCGGTCCCGGCCAACGCGAAGCTGCACGGTGCCGAGCTCGCCTGGATGATCGACAATGCCGGCGCGGCCGTCTGTCTCGCCACACCGAAGGAGGCGCAGGCGATCGACGCACACCGGCCGGCCGGTCTCCGCCACCTGATCGAGATCGGCTCGACCGATTATGCCGGCCTGTTCCGGTCCGAAGGGGCGGCGGTGGTCGAGACCGTTCCCGACGCGCTGGCCTGGCTGTTCTATACGTCGGGCACCACCGGGCGGCCGAAGGGGGCGATGATCACCCACCGCAACCTGGTCGCCATGACCTTCGGCTACCTCGCCGACGTCGATCCGACCGGTCCCGCCGATGCGGTCCTGCATGCGGCTCCGATGAGCCATGGCTCCGGCCTCTACATCCTGCCGCATGTCTGTCGCGGCGCGGTGAACGTCGTGCCAGAGTCGGGCGGCTTCGAAGCCGAGGAGGTGTTCCGCCTGATCGCGGCGCGGCCCGGCACCTCGATGTTCGCCGCCCCCACCATGATCAAGCGGCTGGTCGACTGCCCCGCCGCGTTTGATCCGCGGGCGCTGCGCACGCTCGTCTGGGGCGGGGCGCCGATGTATGTCGAGGATGTCAAGCGCGCGCTCGATCGCTTCGGCCCGAGGCTCGCCGAGATCTTCGGCCAGGGCGAATCACCGATGACCGGCACGGTCCTGCCCAAGGACATCATCGCCGACCGATCGCATCCGCGCTGGCTGGAGCGGATCGGCTCCGCCGGCATCGCCAACTCGGCCTGCGAGATCAGGGTCGCGGGGCCCGACGACGCACCTCTGCCCGTCGGCGAGACCGGCGAGGTGCTGATCCGCGGCGACTGCGTCATCCCCGGATACTGGCGGAACCCGGAGGCGAGTGCCGAGACGTTGCGCGGCGGCTGGCTGCATACCGGCGATGTCGGGGTGCTGGATGCCGATGGATTCCTGACACTCAAGGATCGCTCGAAGGACGTGATCATCTCAGGTGGCACCAATATCTATCCGCGCGAGGTGGAGGAGGTGCTGCTCACCCATCCCGGCGTGCGCGAGGTGTCGGTGATCGGTCGTCCCGACCCGGAATGGGGCGAGGTGGTCGTCGCCTATGTGGTCGGCGAAGCAAGCCCGGCCGAGCTCGACCGGCTTTGTCTGGAGGCCATCGCCCGCTTCAAGCGCCCGAAGGACTATGTGTTCGTCGATGCGCTGCCGAAGAACAACTACGGCAAGATCCTCAAGACCGAGCTGCGGGCGCAGGATGCGCGCCGACGCTCGGAGGGGCTCTGA